One Helianthus annuus cultivar XRQ/B chromosome 7, HanXRQr2.0-SUNRISE, whole genome shotgun sequence genomic region harbors:
- the LOC118480515 gene encoding transcription factor SPEECHLESS-like: MAENIPSLTDFFDGYIEEHFADTNDFFIPPDIFNTLEPLVSQNSNSSCTALPETEMEIPKRKRQKLSLVVEDGQQKVSHITVERNRRKQMNEHLTVLRSLMPCFYVKRGDQASIIGGVVDYITELQQVLQSLESKKQRKVYNDVLSPRPSPLSPRKPPLSPLPISPRTPQPVSPYRARLQQPPSYLQPSLMVNMTLDPSPSSSSSNSDIVNDLAANSKSSIADVEAKFSGSNLVLKTISPRLPGQATKIVSVLEDLSLEILEAGINTVDETMVNSFTIKIGIECQLSAEDLVQHIQQTFC, translated from the exons ATGGCTGAAAACATTCCTTCTTTGACTGATTTCTTCGATGGTTACATCGAGGAGCACTTTGCAGACACTAACGACTTCTTCATACCACCAGACATCTTCAATACGCTTGAACCATTGGTCTCTCAAAACTCCAATTCTTCATGCACTGCTTTACCAGAGACCGAAATGGAGATACCCAAGAGAAAACGTCAGAAGCTTTCGTTGGTGGTCGAAGATGGCCAGCAGAAAGTGTCACATATCACCGTTGAGAGGAACCGAAGGAAGCAGATGAACGAGCACTTAACTGTTCTTCGTTCGTTAATGCCTTGCTTCTATGTCAAAAGG GGTGATCAAGCATCAATAATAGGAGGAGTAGTTGATTACATCACCGAACTGCAACAAGTGCTTCAATCACTAGAATCAAAAAAGCAAAGAAAAGTGTACAATGATGTTTTGAGCCCGAGGCCTTCACCGCTTAGCCCACGAAAACCGCCTCTAAGCCCCTTGCCAATTAGCCCAAGAACTCCACAACCAGTGAGTCCTTACAGAGCCAGGTTGCAGCAACCTCCCTCTTACCTACAACCATCATTAATGGTTAACATGACACTTGACCCTTCACCTTCTAGCTCTTCCTCAAATTCGGACATTGTTAACGATCTTGCTGCAAATTCAAAATCATCTATTGCTGATGTTGAGGCCAAGTTTTCAGGGTCTAATCTTGTTTTAAAGACTATCTCGCCGCGGTTGCCAGGCCAAGCAACGAAAATAGTTTCGGTTCTTGAAGACCTCTCTCTTGAAATCCTGGAGGCTGGCATTAACACTGTTGATGAAACTATGGTCAATTCATTCACCATTAAG ATTGGAATTGAATGCCAGCTAAGCGCGGAGGATCTAGTTCAACATATCCAACAAACATTCTGCTAA